The Fibrobacter sp. UWEL nucleotide sequence GACAACCAGGAACTCTCCGAAAAGCGCGCCAAGGCAATCATGGATTACATGGTCAAGAAGGGCGTTCCCTCTAAGCATGTACGTGCCGTAGGCCTGGGCGATACCCAGCTGGTTGTTCCTGTTAAGGCTCCCAAGAAGGGCAAGAAGTTCAAGGCTAACCCCAAGAACACCCGTGTGGTCCTGGCACCCCACGTAAAGAAGCCCAAGGCAGAAAAGCCTGCCGAAGCAGCACCTGCTGCAGAAGCACCTGCCGCAGCCCCGGCAGCAGCACCTGCTCCTGCTGAAGCACCGGCCGCCGCTAAGTAAGTCCACTGAGCTCGCCGAAGTGCTGAGCGTCTAAAATCAAAGTCCGTTTCCTTGAAAGGGAGCGGACTTTTTTTTACATTTTGCTTACAAAATAGGAGCAACAATGAAAGGTATTGTTCTTGCCGGTGGTTCTGGCACCCGCCTTTATCCTTTGACCATGGTCACCTCTAAGCAGCTTTTGCCTGTTTACGATAAACCCATGATCTATTACCCCCTGTCCACCTTGATGCTGGCAGGCATTCGGGATATCCTGATTATCTCCACTCCTACTGACTTGCCTAACTTCGAACGCCTGCTGGGCGATGGTAGCTCCATGGGTTTGAACTTGAGCTACAAGGTTCAGCCTAGCCCCGATGGCTTGGCACAGGCCTTTATCTTGGGCGAAGAATTCATTGGCGACGATTGCTGCGCCATGGTGCTGGGTGATAACATTTTCTATGGCAACGGCTTTAGCCCCCTGTTAAAGGCCGCCGTCAAGAACGCCGAAGAAAACGGCCGCGCCAGCGTGTTTGGCTACTATGTAGAAGACCCCGAACGCTTTGGCGTGGTGGAATTCGATAACAACGGCAAGGTGATCTCCGTAGAAGAAAAGCCCAAGGAACCCAAGAGTAACTACGCCATTACCGGCCTGTACTTCTATGACAACCGTGTGAGCAAGTTTGCCAAGGAACAGAAACCCAGTGCCCGTGGGGAACTGGAAATCACGGATTTGAACAAGACTTATTTGGACATGGGCGAACTGGACGTGAAGCTCCTGGGTCGCGGTTTCGCCTGGCTGGATACCGGTACCATGGATAGCCTCATTGAAGCAGGTGATTTCGTGAAGATGGTAGAAAGCCGCCAAGGCATCCAGATCTCCGCCGTAGAAGAAATCGCCTACATCAACGGATGGATCACCAAGGAAAAGTTACTAGAATCCGCCGCCAAGTACGGCAAAAGTCCCTATGGACAACACCTAAGAAAAGTCGCAGAAGGTAAAATCAAATATTAACGTCATTCTCGCGAAAGCGAGAATCTAGATTCCCGGTCAAGCCGGGAATGACAACAGGAAAAAAATGGGAAAGTTCAATTTCATTAAAACCAGCATTGATGGTGTGACTATCGTAGAGCCTACTGTCTACGGTGATCATCGTGGTTATTTTATGGAAACTTATAACAAGGCGGAGTTTGATGCTGCTGGCTTGGATATGGTTTTCGTTCAGGATAATGAATCCCGCTCCAAGAAGGGCGTGCTTCGCGGCTTGCACTTCCAGAAGCAGAACCCTCAGGGTAAGCTGGTCCGCGTGCTGGAAGGCGAAGTCTACGACGTAGCCGTGGACCTGCGTAAGGGCAGCCCCACCTTCGGTAAGTATGAAGGCGTTGTGCTCTCTGCGGAAAACAAGAAGCAGTTCTACATCCCCGAAGGCTTTGCCCACGGCTTCGTAGTCCTCTCTGAAACCGCCACCTTCGTGTACAAGTGCACCCGCCTCTACGACCCCAAGGACGAAGGCGGCCTCTTCTGGAACGACCCCGCCATCGGCATCAACTGGCCCGTAGGCAACGGCTTTGAACCCCTCCTCAGTGAGAAGGACACTAAGAATCCTCTCTTGAAGGATCTTGGCTTCGCGTTTGAACTGTAAGAGGGTCTAGGGGACAGGGTATAGGGTATAGTAATGCCGGTTCAGAACTTTAGGGAATTGATTGTTTGGCAAAAGTCTATTCAGCTTGTTGTTGCTGTATATGAATTAGTTAAAGAATTTCCTAAGAGCGAATTATATGCCTTGTCTGACCAGATGCGTAGAGCAGCAGTGTCTATACCCTCGAATATCGCTGAAGGTTATGAGCGAAAATCTGTTAATGAGTATATTCACTTCTTATCTATAGCGAGAGGATCGAAAGCTGAATTAGAAACTCAACTATTTATCTGTGAACAGCTAAATTTTGGAAATAAAGAAAAATTAAAAGAAATGGAAGGTCTGTGTTTAGAAATAGGGAAAATGCTTAATCGAATGATTAGCTCCCTATCCCCTAACCCCTAGACCCTATCCCCTTAGGAAGGAGTATTCCTCATGAAAAACATTGTAATCACTGGCGGAGCAGGCTTTATTGGTAGCCACGTTGTTCGCTTGTTTGTTAACAAGTATCCTGAATACAATATCATTAACTTGGATAAGCTTACTTATGCAGGTAACTTGGCTAACTTGAAGGACTTGGAAGGCAAGCCTAACTATAAGTTCGTGAAGATGGACATCTGCGACTTTGATGCTTTCTACAAGTTGATGC carries:
- a CDS encoding four helix bundle protein encodes the protein MPVQNFRELIVWQKSIQLVVAVYELVKEFPKSELYALSDQMRRAAVSIPSNIAEGYERKSVNEYIHFLSIARGSKAELETQLFICEQLNFGNKEKLKEMEGLCLEIGKMLNRMISSLSPNP
- the rfbA gene encoding glucose-1-phosphate thymidylyltransferase RfbA, with the translated sequence MKGIVLAGGSGTRLYPLTMVTSKQLLPVYDKPMIYYPLSTLMLAGIRDILIISTPTDLPNFERLLGDGSSMGLNLSYKVQPSPDGLAQAFILGEEFIGDDCCAMVLGDNIFYGNGFSPLLKAAVKNAEENGRASVFGYYVEDPERFGVVEFDNNGKVISVEEKPKEPKSNYAITGLYFYDNRVSKFAKEQKPSARGELEITDLNKTYLDMGELDVKLLGRGFAWLDTGTMDSLIEAGDFVKMVESRQGIQISAVEEIAYINGWITKEKLLESAAKYGKSPYGQHLRKVAEGKIKY
- the rfbC gene encoding dTDP-4-dehydrorhamnose 3,5-epimerase — protein: MGKFNFIKTSIDGVTIVEPTVYGDHRGYFMETYNKAEFDAAGLDMVFVQDNESRSKKGVLRGLHFQKQNPQGKLVRVLEGEVYDVAVDLRKGSPTFGKYEGVVLSAENKKQFYIPEGFAHGFVVLSETATFVYKCTRLYDPKDEGGLFWNDPAIGINWPVGNGFEPLLSEKDTKNPLLKDLGFAFEL